A DNA window from Streptomyces parvus contains the following coding sequences:
- a CDS encoding ABC transporter permease yields MSFWEYLSTRHQQLLTDAFQHVSAVFQCMVIATLLGVVIGVVSYRSGWGGSLAITSTATVLTIPSLAAIGLLIPLVGLGVAPTVITLTLYGLLPIVRNSIVGLRGVDPSLVDAATGIGMSRTARLLRVELPLAWPPILTGIRVSTQMLMGIAAIAAYASGPGLGNEIFRGIASLGSANAINQVLAGTLGIVILALLFDAAYVLLGRLTIPRGIRA; encoded by the coding sequence GTGAGCTTCTGGGAGTATCTGAGCACCCGCCACCAGCAGCTCCTCACGGACGCGTTCCAGCACGTCAGCGCGGTCTTCCAGTGCATGGTCATCGCCACCCTGCTGGGTGTGGTGATCGGGGTGGTGAGCTATCGCAGCGGCTGGGGCGGCTCGCTGGCGATCACCTCCACGGCGACGGTCCTGACCATTCCGTCCCTCGCCGCGATCGGTCTGCTGATCCCGCTGGTCGGCCTCGGTGTCGCCCCGACCGTGATCACCCTGACGCTGTACGGGCTGCTGCCGATCGTCCGCAACTCCATCGTCGGGCTGCGGGGCGTCGATCCCTCGCTGGTCGACGCGGCGACGGGCATCGGGATGTCGCGCACGGCGCGGCTGCTCCGGGTGGAGCTGCCGCTCGCCTGGCCGCCGATCCTGACCGGGATCCGGGTCTCCACGCAGATGCTGATGGGCATCGCCGCCATCGCCGCGTACGCCTCCGGGCCCGGTCTCGGCAACGAGATCTTCCGGGGCATCGCCTCGCTGGGCAGCGCCAACGCGATCAACCAGGTCCTCGCGGGCACGCTCGGCATCGTCATCCTCGCTCTGCTCTTCGACGCCGCGTACGTCCTGCTGGGACGGCTGACCATCCCGAGGGGGATCCGTGCCTGA
- a CDS encoding ABC transporter permease: protein MSPSHRSGSGKGPAAPTRPPGEHDVKGHAFHDEESDPSPAPAAPQRRITWRKLVLLPAVLVVILVITYVWITNIRLDSIAENSLSGGNVQLRWWQHVRLTAISTFWVLIIAIPLGIALTRRRLRKAAPAFTALANIGQATPAIGLLALLVIWLGIGPRTAIIGIVIYAVLPVLSNTVAGLRVIEPNMIEAARGMGMSGRGVLLKVELPLAVPLILAGVRTALVLNVGTATLATFGGGGGLGDLITSGIQTQRMPVLIIGSVLTVVLALLVDWLASLAELALTPRGLEER, encoded by the coding sequence ATGAGCCCCAGCCACCGGTCCGGCTCCGGCAAGGGCCCGGCCGCCCCGACCCGCCCGCCGGGCGAACACGACGTCAAGGGCCACGCGTTCCACGACGAGGAGAGCGACCCCTCCCCCGCCCCGGCCGCGCCGCAGCGCCGGATCACCTGGCGGAAGCTGGTGCTCCTGCCGGCGGTGCTGGTCGTCATCCTGGTCATCACGTACGTCTGGATCACCAACATCCGTCTGGACTCGATCGCGGAGAACTCCCTCTCCGGCGGAAACGTGCAACTGCGCTGGTGGCAGCACGTACGTCTGACCGCGATCTCGACGTTCTGGGTGCTGATCATCGCGATCCCGCTCGGCATCGCGCTGACCCGGCGGCGGCTGCGGAAGGCGGCCCCGGCGTTCACGGCGCTGGCCAACATCGGCCAGGCGACCCCGGCGATCGGTCTGCTGGCGCTGCTGGTGATCTGGCTGGGCATCGGGCCGCGCACCGCGATCATCGGCATCGTGATCTACGCGGTGCTGCCGGTGCTCTCCAACACGGTGGCAGGGCTGCGGGTGATCGAACCGAACATGATCGAGGCGGCGCGCGGCATGGGGATGTCGGGGCGCGGCGTCCTGCTGAAGGTGGAGCTGCCGCTCGCGGTCCCGCTGATCCTGGCGGGTGTCCGTACGGCCCTGGTCCTGAACGTGGGCACGGCGACGCTGGCCACGTTCGGCGGGGGCGGCGGGCTCGGCGACCTGATCACCTCGGGGATCCAGACCCAGCGGATGCCGGTCCTGATCATCGGCTCGGTGCTGACGGTGGTGCTGGCACTGCTGGTGGACTGGCTGGCCTCGCTGGCCGAACTGGCGCTGACGCCGCGCGGGCTGGAGGAGCGGTGA
- a CDS encoding betaine/proline/choline family ABC transporter ATP-binding protein (Members of the family are the ATP-binding subunit of ABC transporters for substrates such as betaine, L-proline or other amino acids, choline, carnitine, etc. The substrate specificity is best determined from the substrate-binding subunit, rather than this subunit, as it interacts with the permease subunit and not with substrate directly.): protein MPETETVAREGAAATSGATIQLENLTKSYPGNPNPAVENVSMEIRAGETVIFVGPSGCGKSTTLKMINRLIEPTSGRIRIDDEDVTDIDPVKLRRKIGYAIQSSGLFPHMTVADNIALVPKMVGWSKSRVKDRVEEMLDLVGLDPREFHGRYPRQLSGGQQQRVGVARALAADPPVLLMDEPFGAVDPITRDHLQDELIRLQHELHKTIVFVTHDFDEAIKLGDRIAVLRERSHIAQFDTPEAILTNPTDDFVSGFVGAGAALKRLNLTRVRDVGIADFPTVTVEDPLQTIFNKLRNGPHNELLMLDRRNRPYKWLRRGDLMRARGSLARAGQLVHDTVTRDATLHDALEAVLTDSGGRVAVTGRRGEFIGVVDMKTLMDNVQELLEADRLTAMEHQHELEEQRVHQTEQELEGGGGGV from the coding sequence GTGCCTGAGACCGAGACCGTAGCCCGGGAGGGGGCCGCGGCCACTTCCGGGGCCACCATCCAGCTGGAGAACCTCACCAAGAGCTATCCGGGGAACCCGAACCCGGCCGTCGAGAACGTCTCGATGGAGATCAGGGCGGGCGAGACCGTGATCTTCGTCGGCCCGTCCGGCTGCGGGAAGTCCACCACGCTGAAAATGATCAACCGGCTGATCGAGCCGACCTCCGGCCGGATCCGGATCGACGACGAGGATGTCACGGACATCGACCCGGTGAAGCTGCGCCGCAAGATCGGCTACGCCATCCAGTCCTCCGGGCTCTTCCCGCACATGACGGTCGCGGACAACATCGCCCTGGTCCCGAAGATGGTCGGCTGGTCCAAGTCCCGGGTGAAGGACCGGGTGGAGGAGATGCTCGATCTGGTGGGTCTGGACCCGCGCGAGTTCCACGGCCGCTATCCGCGTCAGCTCTCCGGCGGGCAGCAGCAGCGGGTGGGCGTGGCGCGGGCGCTGGCCGCCGACCCTCCCGTCCTGCTGATGGACGAGCCGTTCGGGGCGGTCGACCCGATCACCCGCGACCACCTCCAGGACGAGCTGATCCGGCTCCAGCACGAACTGCACAAGACGATCGTGTTCGTGACCCACGACTTCGACGAGGCGATCAAGCTGGGCGACCGGATCGCGGTGCTGCGGGAGCGGTCGCACATCGCGCAGTTCGACACCCCCGAGGCGATCCTCACCAACCCGACGGACGACTTCGTCTCCGGTTTCGTCGGAGCGGGCGCGGCGCTCAAGCGCCTCAACCTCACCCGCGTACGGGATGTGGGCATCGCTGACTTCCCGACGGTGACGGTCGAGGACCCGCTCCAGACGATCTTCAACAAGCTCCGCAACGGCCCGCACAACGAGCTGCTGATGCTGGACCGGAGGAACCGCCCGTACAAGTGGCTGCGGCGCGGCGATCTGATGCGGGCGCGCGGTTCGCTGGCGCGGGCCGGGCAGCTGGTGCACGACACGGTGACCCGGGACGCCACCCTGCACGACGCGCTGGAGGCGGTGCTCACCGACAGCGGGGGCCGGGTCGCGGTGACCGGGCGGCGCGGCGAGTTCATCGGGGTCGTCGACATGAAGACGCTGATGGACAACGTGCAGGAGCTGCTGGAGGCGGACCGGCTGACCGCGATGGAGCACCAGCACGAGCTGGAGGAGCAGCGTGTCCACCAGACGGAGCAGGAGCTGGAGGGGGGTGGCGGCGGAGTATGA